One stretch of Papaver somniferum cultivar HN1 unplaced genomic scaffold, ASM357369v1 unplaced-scaffold_154, whole genome shotgun sequence DNA includes these proteins:
- the LOC113336776 gene encoding uncharacterized protein LOC113336776, translated as MENYFKRDIDRIKEKFHKSRIFKMNGKYSDHPLFKGIHYSVSRQCMKLLIIEVELIDKWETKADEVCVCNMKKYMGLPCRHMIINYEHGVIPLSDIDSFWKHLSFIPPPKEEEAEEEFGDNEMGRTVLEMYRGMNKLQKQMSWDDMRKIIYPQTQENVYEPAKGKPKGKPSKKETKKQLREYAEVLRKKKSEKNANTRDPCGHEYTAAMYLEKTKKWGRSIEEKGETSERDLKKKGPVCPSQPSQPSSGDAKLKSPMCPIQPYFLDVKLEAQNKDYLNELPLYIREYVISTNDIPLDGNCGFHDVNQRLGTFIEGAKRNNGCAITHIRQRLLSKLKKNPSFYKTMLCDGEGTLNEQFIRYQLLLHGAHPMTSDYWMIMPICGHLIAEGLNCVVHYFSKHASFTFTPKTIVCVEQLKQRRCVMALINNNHFIGLRLNPDCPLPPICGTSYWPAFNPDRMLGWCIMYESNMEMWRALKKSEEIVHEGQISLEDD; from the coding sequence ATGGAAAATTACTTCAAGCGCGACATTGATAGAATCAAAGAGAAGTTCCATAAAAGTCGTATATTCAAAATGAACGGAAAATATTCCGACCACCCATTGTTCAAGGGGATCCATTACAGCGTATCTCGGCAatgtatgaagttgttgattatagAAGTCGAGTTGATTGATAAGTGGGAAACCAAGGCGGATGAGGTGTGTGTATGTAATATGAAGAAGTatatgggactcccttgtcgccatATGATAATCAATTACGAGCATGGCGTAATCCCTTTAAGTGACATTGATTCATTTTGGAAGCATCTAAGTTTCATCCCTCCTCCAAAGGAAGAAGAAGCCGAAGAAGAGTTTGGTGATAATGAAATGGGTAGAACCGTACTAGAGATGTATCGGGGCATGAACAAGCTCCAAAAACAAATGTCTTGGGATGACATGCGGAAAATCATATATCCACAAACGCAAGAGAATGTCTATGAACCAGCAAAAGGCAAACCGAAAGGTAaaccaagcaaaaaagaaactaaaaagcaaCTTCGAGAATATGCAGAGGTGTTACGCAAGAAGAAAAGTGAGAAAAATGCAAATACTAGAGATCCTTGTGGCCATGAATATACCGCGGCAATGTACTTGGAGAAAACGAAGAAATGGGGTAGAAGTATCGAAGAGAAAGGGGAAACAAGTGagcgagatttgaagaaaaagggtcCGGTGTGTCCATCACAACCAAGCCAACCCTCTTCCGGCGATGCGAAGCTTAAGTCTCCAATGTGCCCCATCCAACCATATTTCCTAGACGTAAAGCTTGAGGCTCAAAATAAAGACTATTTGAATGAGTTACCTCTATACATTAGAGAATACGTTATATCCACCAACGACATTCCTCTGGATGGTAACTGTGGTTTTCATGATGTCAATCAACGACTTGGTACTTTCATCGAAGGTGCCAAGCGAAATAATGGGTGTGCAATCACTCATATAAGGCAAAGGTTGTTGTCCAAACTAAAGAAGAATCCGTccttttacaagacaatgttgtgcGATGGGGAGGGTACTCTCAACGAGCAATTTATTAGgtatcaacttcttcttcatggGGCGCATCCGATGACATCGGATTATTGGATGATCATGCCTATATGTGGGCACTTAATCGCCGAGGGATTGAATTGTGTGGTTCATTACTTCTCAAAACATGCAAGTTTCACCTTCACCCCAAAAACAATTGTATGTGTCGAGCAACTCAAACAAAGGAGATGTGTCATGGCATTGATCAACAACAACCACTTTATAGGGCTCCGATTAAATCCCGATTGTCCGTTGCCTCCAATATGTGGAACCTCTTATTGGCCTGCATTTAATCCGGATAGAATGTTGGGTTGGTGTATCATGTATGAGTCTAACATGGAGATGTGGCGTGCTTTGAAGAAGTCGGAAGAAATTGTACATGAAGGTCAAATATCACTTGAGGATGATTAG